The Amycolatopsis coloradensis sequence GGGGACTCCGAAGCAAAGCGAAAGCCCCAGGTCCTCAGTGGACATCCACTGAACTGGGGCTTTCGCGAGAGAGCGGATGACGGGAATCGAACCCGCGTATTCAGCTTGGGAACCAGGGTGATCATGCTGGAAAGTGCCCCTGACCTGCGGATTAGCCTGCCTCGCTGTGCCCGCCGTTGACCTTGGTTGACCGGCCCTAATGGCACGCTAATGGCATGACCTGGGCTCTGCCCACACCTCCCCCGCCATCCCGATACGAAGCCAGCACGCGGCCGGTGGTGCCGGGTCAAGGCACGCTTTCCCGCCTTGACGCGGTGCTACCGGCCGTAGTCATGATCCGGCTTCGGGGTGGTGGCTCTAGCGTTCGGGAAGCTTGCGGCTAAGCGTGTCCATGGCGCCAGCTAAGTCGGCTGCGCCCCGGAGGGTGATCGAGTCGTCTTGCATGTGCTTCAGCTGGTGATACACCGCCAGGATGCCCTCGACGCCGGCCAGCTGGATCGGGTCCGCGTTGTCTCGGCCATGTTCGAGGGCTTCGCGTGCTGCGGAGGCGTGTGCTTCTGCTGCGGAGCGGTCTGAGGTCGGCATGAGATCGACCCTGCCAGCGGCACTGGGCTGCGTAACTAGGCCGATGAGTTGATCGTCGTCAGCGGTGGCGCGCTGTGCGGTCTACCGGTCCGGCGAGCCCACCCGGCGGGCGGCGGCCGGAGCGGAGCGGCAGGCCGTCCGTCCCGCAAGCGGGTGGGCCGACGAACGGGAGGTGACGTGCGCGCCGCCGCCGGCGGCGCGCCTTGATCCCAGAGAGCCAAGTTCGGCAGACCTCCGTGTCCTGGTCGGGTTGCGCTGTGTGTGCGAGCCATCAGAGCTAGCCAGCTAGCACTTAAGCCGGGGTTGACACGCCGGACTGCTACAGGCATGCGGATGCCGAGTTGGTGATCGGTCCATTGTATTATGGGCAGTTAGACAGGAGCGGCACGCGTACTCGGGCTACAGGGGTGAAGATGTCTAAGGCACAAAAGGTGGTCGAACCTTCGGCCGATGACATCTTAGCGGCTGAAGCTCAGATCGTAAGTCAATCAAAAAGGATCGAGTTCTACATTACGGAGTATTCCGTTGAGATCCTTGCGATGAAGGTGCGAGACGGCGAGTACGAAGTCCCTGCCTACCAGCGCGAATACACTTGGGAAGACGAGAGAAAGTCTCGGTTCATCGAGTCTCTGCTTATGGGGCTTCCGATACCATTCATCTTCTTCTGGGAGATGCCTGATGGTCGCCTTGAAATTGTTGACGGATCACAACGTCTTCGGACGATCGAAGAATTCATCTTCGGCGGCTTTCGGCTTGGCCCGCTGGAGCAACTTACTCATGTAACGGGTCTGACCTTTAAGGATTTGCCGCAGTCTAGGCAGCGAAAAATACTAAATCGTTCGATTCGCGGAATAATCTTAAATGAGCATGCAGATGAAGCTGCTCGTTTCGATATGTTCGCAAGGATCAATACCGGAAGCAAGATCGCAAACACTGCAGAGGTCCGCCGCGGTGCATTGATAGGCCCCTTCTTGGATATGATCATCGATTTGTCTACTAGTCAAGAATTTGTTGCAATGACTCCGATGTCTACCAAGAGTGTGCGCGAGCGTGAGCGCGAAGAGTTGGTAACTCGATTCTTTGCATACGGTGATGGACTCGATGATTACCGGGATCGACCGTCAGACTTCTTGTTTCAGTACTCGCGCAAAATGAACGAGACGTTCAAATCCGATCCAGCGCTTGTCGACGAATATAAGCGTCGATTCTATGCAACAATGAAGTTTGTTAGCCAAGTTTTTCCGAACAACTTCTCTAAGACTGCGCGGAGCTCGGCTACGCCGCGGGCTCGATTTGAATCTATCGCTATAGGGGCCGCAAGTGCCCTAGTGGAAGACCCCGCGATCGCGAGCAAGACGACGGCTGAGCTTGGGATTGCCGACTGGATTGAAGATCCAGGCTTCATAAAGGTGACAAACTCCGATGGCGCAAATGCGCGGTCCAGGCTTCGCGATCGCATCGAATTTGTTAGAGACAAGTTGGTGGGCAAGTCGTGAATAGCGCTGACTTGCTTTCATTCTTTGACGATCGTTTCGCTGAAATTGAAGATTATGTTTCATTTCTAGAGGACGTCGAGAAGGCCGCTCAGTTGGGTGCTCCAAAGATCGGTTCTTTTGCTGCCCGGATAAGCCCGGCGCAACAGAAAATCTTGTACTCAAGTCTATATTTGCAGCTCTATAATCTGGTAGAAGCTGCCGTCTCACTATGTGTGGATTCAGTTGTTGAGTCTGCGGTGCGCGACGGACGTTGGCGGGTTGACGATCTTAACGAGAGCATGCGACGCGAATGGGTTCGCTCTATGGCTCGAACCCATCAGTCTGACATGGCTCCAGATAATCGCCTTAATAGCGCATTGAAAATGTGTGAGCATCTCATAAATCAGCTGCCGGTGGCGAGCTTCCAGGTTGAACGTGGTGGTGGTGGAAACTGGGATGACGAAAGTATCTACGAGATTACTAAAAGACTTGGCTGCAAGCTTTCGATTTCCCCTGCCACAAACGCTCTCGCGAAACGCTCGATACGTGATAATTTGGGGCCCTTGAAGCTCGTCAAGGATCGAAGGAACGGGCTAGCTCATGGCTCTGTTTCTTTCGCTGACTGCGCTGATGGGGTTACGGTTTCTGAGTTAAAAATGGTAGCTGAGGCAGTGGGCAAGTACTTGCGTGAGGTTATCACCTGTATTGGAACTTATGTTGATTTGAAAGAATTTCTCAATCCCGCTGGCATGCCTGCGAGCGTGAATCAGTGAGTCAAAAGAAGGCGTCGACACGTCGAATCCGTGCAGTTGATCTATTTTGCGGCGTTGGAGGGCTTACGCATGGCCTCGTGCGAGGAGGGATAGAAGTCGCTGCTGGGGTAGACCTGGATCCACTATGCCGCTTTCCTTTTGAGGCTAACAATAAG is a genomic window containing:
- a CDS encoding DUF262 domain-containing protein, translating into MSKAQKVVEPSADDILAAEAQIVSQSKRIEFYITEYSVEILAMKVRDGEYEVPAYQREYTWEDERKSRFIESLLMGLPIPFIFFWEMPDGRLEIVDGSQRLRTIEEFIFGGFRLGPLEQLTHVTGLTFKDLPQSRQRKILNRSIRGIILNEHADEAARFDMFARINTGSKIANTAEVRRGALIGPFLDMIIDLSTSQEFVAMTPMSTKSVREREREELVTRFFAYGDGLDDYRDRPSDFLFQYSRKMNETFKSDPALVDEYKRRFYATMKFVSQVFPNNFSKTARSSATPRARFESIAIGAASALVEDPAIASKTTAELGIADWIEDPGFIKVTNSDGANARSRLRDRIEFVRDKLVGKS
- a CDS encoding MAE_28990/MAE_18760 family HEPN-like nuclease yields the protein MNSADLLSFFDDRFAEIEDYVSFLEDVEKAAQLGAPKIGSFAARISPAQQKILYSSLYLQLYNLVEAAVSLCVDSVVESAVRDGRWRVDDLNESMRREWVRSMARTHQSDMAPDNRLNSALKMCEHLINQLPVASFQVERGGGGNWDDESIYEITKRLGCKLSISPATNALAKRSIRDNLGPLKLVKDRRNGLAHGSVSFADCADGVTVSELKMVAEAVGKYLREVITCIGTYVDLKEFLNPAGMPASVNQ